A region of Longimicrobium sp. DNA encodes the following proteins:
- a CDS encoding TauD/TfdA family dioxygenase: MSDSTSLPGRGPGGPGSLRRKPVSVTQEALVRAGRLDGSGGPPLLVTPAAERLRLAEWAASGRGWIEEQLLAHGALLFRGFTVGELDEVEAFMRALTADLLAYTYRSTPRTQVKGSVYTSTEYPADQVIPIHNEMSYTRSWPMKIAFYCVQAAPRGGETPIADSRRVLARLDPALVERFERLGVMYVRNYTRRLDLPWQEVFQTDSRSEVEAFCARTGMSHEWIADDHLRTWQVCQATAVHPRTGEAVWFNQAHLFHVSSLPPALRDALLAEFPEEELPRNTYYGDGSPIEPGTLAAIRAAWEAESVRFPWEEGDVLLLDNMMFAHGREAFEGPRKVVVVMAEAGGEPAAAETAAADAAAGAV; encoded by the coding sequence ATGAGCGACAGCACCTCCCTCCCCGGGCGCGGCCCGGGCGGCCCCGGCAGCCTCCGCCGCAAGCCCGTGAGCGTGACGCAGGAAGCGCTGGTCCGCGCCGGGCGCCTGGACGGCTCCGGCGGCCCGCCGCTGCTGGTGACCCCCGCCGCCGAGCGGCTCCGGCTGGCCGAGTGGGCCGCCTCGGGGCGCGGCTGGATCGAGGAGCAGCTCCTGGCCCACGGCGCCCTTCTCTTCCGCGGCTTCACCGTGGGCGAGCTGGACGAGGTGGAGGCGTTCATGCGCGCGCTGACGGCCGACCTGCTGGCCTACACCTACCGCTCCACGCCCCGCACCCAGGTCAAGGGCTCGGTCTACACCTCCACCGAGTACCCGGCCGACCAGGTGATCCCCATACACAACGAGATGTCGTACACGCGCAGCTGGCCGATGAAGATCGCCTTCTACTGCGTGCAGGCGGCTCCGCGCGGGGGCGAGACGCCGATCGCCGACAGCCGGCGGGTGCTGGCGCGCCTGGACCCGGCGCTCGTCGAGCGCTTCGAGCGGCTGGGGGTCATGTACGTGCGCAACTACACGCGTCGGCTGGACCTCCCCTGGCAGGAGGTCTTCCAGACCGACTCGCGCTCGGAGGTGGAGGCGTTCTGCGCGCGCACCGGGATGAGCCACGAGTGGATCGCCGACGACCACCTGCGCACCTGGCAGGTGTGCCAGGCCACGGCGGTCCACCCCCGCACGGGCGAGGCGGTGTGGTTCAACCAGGCGCACCTCTTCCACGTCTCCAGCCTCCCGCCGGCGCTGCGCGACGCGCTCCTGGCCGAGTTCCCCGAGGAGGAGCTGCCGCGCAACACCTACTACGGCGACGGCTCCCCGATCGAGCCCGGGACGCTGGCGGCGATCCGCGCCGCGTGGGAGGCGGAGAGCGTGCGCTTCCCCTGGGAGGAGGGCGACGTCCTCCTGCTCGACAACATGATGTTCGCGCACGGCCGCGAGGCGTTCGAGGGCCCGCGCAAGGTGGTGGTGGTGATGGCCGAGGCCGGGGGCGAGCCCGCGGCGGCGGAGACAGCGGCGGCGGACGCGGCGGCGGGGGCGGTCTGA